A part of Streptomyces sp. NBC_01451 genomic DNA contains:
- a CDS encoding DNA-directed RNA polymerase subunit alpha: MLIAQRPSLTEEVVDEFRSRFVIEPLEPGFGYTLGNSLRRTLLSSIPGAAVTSIRVDGVLHEFTTVPGVKEDVTDLILNIKQLVVSSEHDEPVVMYLRKQGPGLVTAADIAPPAGVEVHNPDLVLATLNGKGKLEMELTVERGRGYVSAVQNKQVGQEIGRIPVDSIYSPVLKVTYKVEATRVEQRTDFDKLIVDVETKQAMRPRDAMASAGKTLVELFGLARELNVDAEGIDMGPSPTDAALAADLALPIEELELTVRSYNCLKREGIHSVGELVARSEADLLDIRNFGAKSIDEVKAKLAGMGLALKDSPPGFDPTAAADAFGADDDVDAGFVETEQY; encoded by the coding sequence ATGCTGATCGCTCAGCGTCCCTCGTTGACCGAAGAGGTCGTCGACGAGTTCCGCTCCCGGTTCGTCATCGAGCCGCTGGAGCCGGGCTTCGGCTACACCCTCGGTAACTCCCTCCGCCGGACTCTTCTGTCCTCGATTCCGGGTGCGGCTGTCACCAGCATCCGTGTCGACGGCGTTCTGCACGAGTTCACCACCGTGCCGGGTGTCAAGGAAGACGTCACGGACCTCATCCTCAACATCAAGCAGCTCGTCGTCAGCAGCGAGCACGACGAGCCGGTCGTGATGTACCTGCGCAAGCAGGGTCCCGGTCTTGTCACCGCCGCCGACATCGCGCCGCCGGCCGGCGTCGAGGTGCACAACCCCGACCTCGTCCTCGCCACGCTCAACGGCAAGGGCAAGCTGGAGATGGAGCTGACCGTCGAGCGCGGTCGCGGCTACGTCTCCGCCGTGCAGAACAAGCAGGTGGGTCAGGAGATCGGGCGTATCCCGGTCGACTCGATCTACTCGCCGGTGCTGAAGGTCACGTACAAGGTCGAGGCCACGCGTGTCGAGCAGCGCACCGACTTCGACAAGCTGATCGTCGACGTCGAGACCAAGCAGGCCATGCGTCCCCGTGACGCCATGGCGTCGGCCGGTAAGACGCTCGTCGAGCTGTTCGGGCTCGCCCGTGAGCTCAACGTCGACGCCGAGGGCATCGACATGGGCCCGTCCCCGACCGATGCCGCGCTGGCCGCCGATCTTGCGCTGCCGATCGAGGAGCTGGAGCTCACCGTTCGGTCGTACAACTGCCTCAAGCGCGAGGGCATCCACTCCGTGGGTGAGCTCGTGGCTCGTTCCGAGGCGGACCTGCTCGACATCCGCAACTTCGGTGCGAAGTCGATCGACGAAGTCAAGGCTAAGCTCGCCGGGATGGGTCTCGCGCTCAAGGACTCGCCTCCCGGGTTCGACCCGACCGCCGCCGCTGACGCCTTTGGCGCCGACGACGACGTGGACGCGGGCTTCGTGGAGACCGAGCAGTACTGA